The Argiope bruennichi chromosome 5, qqArgBrue1.1, whole genome shotgun sequence genome segment ACTGTCTTGCAGTAGCTGCAGTATGTCCTAATTCAAACAATTCTATCAGACGCTTTTGCGTTAGGTTTGATAATGGCCTGAACTTTTTAACAGCAGCACTGTCAAGCAAATGATTATGCAAGTACAGAAGCTCACATAATGCAGGAAACTCTATAACTTCTGGGAGTGGATCTTTGTGTTTTGGCAGTGAAAAATAcctgtaatcaaaataatttgaatattttaccatGGATatattaaacatctaaaataaaagcaaagaaaatatataagctttccaaaatatgataattcctaataatataagaaataaaaaattattattgaaaatataagaaataattattgatactgaaaaataaataagtaaatgaagatATTAGGTACTgacacatataaagaaaaatgtaatctattttttaaattagttttataagtaTGTAAGTGACAAATAAATCCAACAAtcacactaaataaaaatatttgattacacattattatatatgttatttgttattattattaatcaaatttaaataattaaaacttacctttgaatagtaattttaagaacTGCAGGGCAtccagtatttttactttctttcacaTGTTTTGATACctgtaaaaataatctttatataattatcaataatgagAGCACTGTGCCAATGAATTTCAGTAGAAgctaaataaactttaaatctaaccttgtcattatataaatgataaaacataaaGTGTCTAAAATAACACACATAATGCAtttgaagcagtaaaatataaaatattagttattaccTGTTGCACATTGTGCTGGCATCTAAAGTCACCTTTATAAACATTAAGGCGTCCAGTTGATTTATGTGTTCTCTGAACACGCCAAACTGTTTCCGATCtttgttcatattctttaatccattcctaaaatatgtgttacagaaatgcaagaaataagtattcaaaagaaatgtataaactatttacatatttataaatcttaatattaagttaataacaaatatcaagattaataattagattgttaataactatgtgaatctaaatatcttaacaaatatagcgcatttgcagatagacatctaatggtaataatttgaatacaaaattaaaaaataaatatctccttgtgttattttattttacatgaatattcaataagaattataatgatttctattctgtttaatgtcatctaaatatcttaataaatatagttcatttgcataaaaatattttatagtaatgattttaacatgaaaatttaattaaaaaattggccGATCATTTCCCGTAAAATGAAAGCTTGATTTgcaagtcttattttaataatacttcacagaaaaattgctaCCTGAGCtgattctttatttacaagatcagaaatgcaaaaaatagctctattctcatcaatctcaattattttataactgtatttctctggaagatttaatttctccattttgaaaattGGCAGGCAAAAAAGTACGTACAACTAAACAACAATGTAACAGGGTTGCTACAGCATAGAAAGTCTGTGCGAAAGAAatcgaccaatcagagcacgtcggtatcctttgccatagacttagtctgtacaatttgcgaactcgccgATCTTACtagtgatatttcgattacaggttttggattacgatagaaagtaacaatcgatactatatcactgaaatttaccggagcggtgacttcactggaaagtaaaaatcgatacgatctgtccaatggaagctctcgaacgaaacagaaaaggagaaatctgtgaatggcttgaaaagtgaacggaccggttattcttggaattatcgtatcattgaattgcatatcactgaaatttataggagcggtgactttactggaaagtgtgaagtcgctgctccacttcatgagagtgatcTTGACCTTcagatattcgcatttgatgatgcactatgccatacaaattctttttaattgcttttgactcgactttgcatatattcagcttattgctggcgccatctattagtagaatatagaactaaagtaaacaatttaaagaaatgacatatatatttaattgaaattttccagaaaatggtttactccaataaagaaattaaataaacagttttgaaaaaaaatcaaatttaagatgtaagctgaaacagataagtTAATTCAATCACACATTACTTAAgtatgaaattaagtaaattaagtattaaagtaaattattaagtaatatattatagtaattaaagtaaattattaattacaattaataaattttatatttaatattaagtaataatttttaatttataatatgattgaaataacagatatttggaacaaatatttaaaaataacaatagcaaaattatttgttattcaaaaaatcgtggttTATGCATCTCTAGGGACATGGTGAATCCATTCGATCCCCATACCTTCAGGTAACGCTTTTTGGGAGACGCTATGCTAAGGTCATTCGGttgatgaaaatgaatgaataaccAATCCAAAAGATAAAAACTAATACGAAAGGTTTAATGAAACctttccaattttataatttttcttcaaaagcaatTGAAAtggcgaatttttaaaaataatcgaagaCATTTGTCTTTAATTATTTGTAGTACGTGC includes the following:
- the LOC129968193 gene encoding uncharacterized protein LOC129968193 encodes the protein MEKLNLPEKYSYKIIEIDENRAIFCISDLVNKESAQEWIKEYEQRSETVWRVQRTHKSTGRLNVYKGDFRCQHNVQQVSKHVKESKNTGCPAVLKITIQRYFSLPKHKDPLPEVIEFPALCELLYLHNHLLDSAAVKKFRPLSNLTQKRLIELFELGHTAATARQLLQMELELQSNEDYVEACMDSSKLPSLSVVNHLLNNEFRKIYGSRRESDIDREVEKYISSYNQQPFCKAAFSKVKNSLAIAVVTPIMKRSIDLLSNVQEMIMLDASSHMDRLNHRVYFFISPGVAGGIPIGCIITNAEVN